A DNA window from Rhipicephalus sanguineus isolate Rsan-2018 chromosome 8, BIME_Rsan_1.4, whole genome shotgun sequence contains the following coding sequences:
- the LOC119401460 gene encoding golgin subfamily A member 4 isoform X1: MDDPDHKDLLIQQLKDIVRSNEEILKKKEKELEDSAAKYQKLKLQSRAKIAQLTNQAKAQHEASPEGDQGEDASKATTPHHEASAEASRGRVRVLKHQLDEAKSQLQKKEQEMQALQRSYESTVERLEQQLLQRDQLLMESAETSGQAAKQSSGQRQDSGGSNTGSTSKEEERLYAQMVYKDSKILELNNQILELERRILDLQENLREKDQVLQARSKAIQLMTEDLSLRSKTAVDDLDDTRAEMRLMQQNFLEQEMSWKQREASLNADLNTNKSRVTDLEEGFRKLESTRFQLAAHNAELQEKVVRLQESVEKAKADQATVFQAKIDSLTKELEEKTTALEETQKTLQETTRETDNRILKARALERRRAKQFERELQELKKANSEAAPSDVTTLQHRIAELEEEKGGLQLKALEMEDALSLQAAKLEEMVAKDRLIEELKGQVKAAREEKISLEVQAAQVEEQKEIEEQKMRELQQELDALKAADESATPVLQQELKVALEEEVKKLIAQREEDSSIIAELRQKLQFSEEQLASAATRVNELDRSLQDARREIEEKTRQLENMNETREQKQSEVALKLVRIEELELALKDAQERLDASALHALEDDEVRKELLAQSSANLAEVDRLKEALQRESTSLQKTLEDLQAAQLARDEANRVAKAMQEELELQARKVEDLSSAQVDSVDALKARSEDIQRLEVELKSMQEQLQAKQRDIDEITSRESQLRVEHEALKRSYEETNVSIEDLLLYAGASSLGEVKVAWDRCISEKEETVSRCRQELSEAILRSEQLASKVEDLESALSEANSLKAQLATVNACLESLSVSSVEELKSKWGAMHENLDLLSQSQKLDKEELNNRIKQLVDEKAELQQAADAGERRASALAAEVDKLRLLCEESSAVAAERESALSEALCKVKELQCCLDAERCKTESKVATLLEQCTDLEKEVSALQLQVEEKERSVLHLTESLALREKELEESVLNFGHQEASLQEALQEMKEQLETSEEQLSETAREVASLREALQAKESETSALHAELTSSASALEQLKGENKSLDNKLKKMQKKAETTSSKYKDAESSVKNTQRELEAAISEKADLEKSRLEAELLLKGVQQELEVALSLKGNLENESLGLREQLAHVEDEKTSICQRLSEAEEKAQLANAELLKLENERGSLSQKIEDLQQQLLDSESNCQSKDAEFQEFLDKTQKERNDLSIQLQQLNEALALKNKENAELSQELSRLQEQLNEGTQLSDQLNEKFNHITAELVNQVALHDAEKEQLQRQISELEKSCNDSKNTLSQVMAELEKTHQALAAAQKQLQELQQLNNNGKELNDRLLKEIASLREKVHETEEMLKKESEEKLRLLEHVESLKGSVTARADELVQLKVALSSKDAELDALRQNAESQQSDLVVKVSELSRDLQQKVGELSLAEAALQERDVLVSNLKTSLEASAQNIHSLEMANKDLIGQIQALSARFDEASKEIEVKEQCLQKMTENLTLLENSLEEKSRVLSDVQKANSKLEESSAELARRVEEADGCVSSLREKLAGEEMVQATFRSELESAKSEAGSLLPQLEEQKKIIGELEERLKTSADTEESLLKEVEKLQHEKRATSDALEELGGKLRAAESDLQKSDETVVSLKAEVERLQAEQESTSEQHKVEMESSAKALLELLEKDNQIAELQAERERLTVEHDKKKEQLAVLSGEIENLVAVHDQQLRELLEAESSARAECSSLAERLADKESEVFSLGEHLEELRLENSRAKEQIATFSAEIQNLVQNHDQQMRELADANSKVEAEVSAYVAKVGEYEEQIRELEARLSELHQENSTLKERAEQTSNEVRKTCQRHQEEETNLVLQIELLRGEIERLAVFEKQYQGAVEELTKMKEQSRISKQDLAMQSDQADALAKVPVVEEMIVPKEAQLLYAAEADVEALQRELDAARMDIQVAQESALCKEEDIRRLTEDLASVKNKLEEAEQQLRMKHEEARHVSSAAEEPTSEVHQDESKQALDAELKKLKLAFKKSRGELRLKVKILEDRTKEVQSLKEQNGCLQKELEQLTEALANERTCLKTFAEDLEQRGVQTAELSSELQSLKERLDLETEKNESLSRELQEANAEVYNLRVEVEELRLQSREAGSREVDVEELKKQLESASEALRALSMENEVLKANSSQDTERLRSELQSSKAELERLSAEHEDTLNISLSRERALQNELDAATELIQQLHSEHADFSRKKSEEFGLLQGQLESLSGDLTKQLEIVDSKVEEADALQSKLQTSQLQLEKFSAEYSILQDVLLQECGERPPGDMTFMGAEFSAFEYLKWLLESVRKRREALESSLAMKDQQLSSLHESQQSLQEQVSQVLKGLSGVLAMITRDIADPDRSEEELKIAEDSKDLQALLRAVHEHILCLKDTNNALSKETENLKLSYEEINARLQGAETENERWQLRYQELQKVLEKKDLAVDNVADVRRTDKLLQTDASDESPKSDKSLQTDVHDDLAKERGQDECLSEKAELLAEIALLREENAVLKAQPPVQNMGDGDRLNAELSATKQKSEKMLVKLKLFKDKNDTLAKQLNALRESHAELEHTLQRKSDEVGQLERQCCSLQEDLQKSLAQSEHAESLALSLDQATARAQEAEAECSNLRDKMGELLDRNDRLEIESRHLKSELASLKEQADMLASDNEAFQNLVENLKRARQNLEQELKAQHEQHAKVIKDLENRYQKQLEEEKSGDGTASLKRDFAQMQEKYNQILYRHRDLEEEFHVVVEEKKKLEAKCTQLVEDCSVANQALALMETQGSTGHKTLQELDLLRQEHQQLQERFHQLKSSQLKAEERLVQSASQESLSMKAKLEEANRTIEDLRAMKEQATSEEVHRLQQQLDELNQRHAALVEQSQAKEGRWSQERKQLKHIEEHLKQAARELSGELEELRAQHEEALKSKLDLRTQMEQAQKDNRALTQQVQNWRSYIRDFESGKSEQGRDAEVERLRTELEQTATQLHQLGLRNEEMSGDLSKVLEEKNGLKQLLAHTQDILRHREAQLLRLQSPPLSRDGVHIIEMEGSPQPADDAAALQHRLRELEHERRELEERVQELSENLSTERQRRHLLEGELGEIEWGVPALPSGHSLDNKSHRLLLHDDVIKIPATDYSITRQFMSHASKLRRWLQGRQRNCRLAIRRRKYGQITLGLYLVLIHIVLLAYLV; encoded by the exons ATGGATGACCCCGACCACAAGGACCTGCTCATCCAGCAGCTGAAGGACATCGTCAGGTCAAATGAGGAGATCCTcaagaagaaggagaaagaaCTAGAG GACAGTGCGGCAAAGTATCAGAAACTAAAGCTCCAGTCAAGGGCGAAGATCGCTCAGCTCACCAACCAAGCAAAGGCTCAGCACGAGGCATCACCTGAAGGG GACCAAGGCGAAGATGCGTCAAAGGCCACAACTCCACACCACGAAGCATCAGCGGAGGCGTCGAGGGGTCGCGTCCGTGTCCTCAAGCATCAACTGGACGAGGCCAAGTCTCAGCTTCAAAAAAAGGAGCAAGAGATGCAGGCGTTACAGCGCTCATACGAATCCACCGTTGAGCGGCTGGAGCAGCAGCTGCTTCAGCGTGACCAGCTGCTGATGGAGAGCGCAGAGACATCTGGCCAGGCAGCAAAACAG TCTTCCGGCCAAAGGCAGGACAGTGGTGGCAGCAACACTGGCAGCACCAGTAAGGAAGAGGAGCGCCTTTATGCGCAGATGGTTTACAAGGACTCCAAGATCCTCGAGCTGAACAATCAGATCTTGGAGCTTGAGCGGCGAATCCTGGACCTGCAAGAGAACCTACGTGAGAAGGACCAGGTTCTCCAAGCACGCAGCAAGGCAATCCAG CTCATGACGGAAGACCTCAGTCTTCGAAGCAAGACTGCCGTCGACGACCTGGACGACACACGAGCCGAGATGCGGCTAATGCAGCAGAATTTCTTAGAACAG GAGATGTCGTGGAAGCAGCGCGAGGCATCCCTCAACGCCGACCTCAACACGAACAAGAGCCGAGTGACGGACCTGGAGGAAGGCTTCCGGAAGCTGGAGTCGACGAGGTTCCAGTTGGCAGCGCACAACGCCGAGCTCCAGGAGAAGGTGGTCCGGCTCCAGGAGTCCGTGGAGAAAGCAAAGGCGGACCAGGCGACTGTATTCCAGG CCAAGATCGATTCCCTCACCAAGGAGCTGGAAGAAAAGACAACGGCCCTGGAGGAAACGCAGAAGACGCTTCAAGAGACGACGCGGGAGACCGACAACCGGATACTGAAGGCCAGGGCACTCGAAAGGCGTCGTGCCAAGCAGTTCGAGCGTGAACTCCAGGAATTAAAGAAG GCGAACTCGGAGGCGGCACCGTCGGACGTCACGACGCTGCAGCACCGAATCGCAGAGCTCGAGGAGGAGAAAGGTGGGCTTCAACTCAAAGCCCTGGAGATGGAAGACGCTCTCTCGttgcaag CTGCTAAGCTGGAGGAGATGGTCGCCAAGGACAGGCTCATCGAAGAGTTGAAAGGCCAAGTGAAAGCGGCACGGGAGGAGAAGATATCTCTGGAGGTTCAGGCTGCACAGGTTGAAGAGCAGAAAGAGA TCGAAGAACAAAAGATGAGAGAGCTACAGCAGGAACTGGATGCTCTCAAGGCAGCCGACGAAAGTGCCACACCCGTGCTCCAGCAGGAGTTGAAGGTTGCTCTTGAGGAAGAGGTCAAGAAGTTGATCGCACAGCGCGAGGAAGACTCGTCGATCATTGCAGAGCTCAGGCAGAAGCTTCAGTTCTCAGAGGAACAGCTCGCATCTGCCGCTACGCGAGTGAACGAGCTAGACAGGAGTCTTCAGGATGCGAGGCGCGAAATTGAAGAAAAAACTCGTCAACTTGAAAACATGAACGAGACACGAGAACAAAAGCAGTCCGAAGTGGCCTTGAAGTTGGTTAGGATAGAGGAGCTCGAACTGGCTTTGAAGGATGCACAAGAAAGGCTCGATGCGagcgcactgcatgcgctagaaGATGATGAGGTCCGCAAGGAGCTGTTGGCGCAGTCGTCGGCGAACTTGGCAGAGGTTGATCGGTTGAAGGAAGCGTTACAGAGAGAGTCTACAAGCCTGCAGAAAACTCTTGAAGATCTACAGGCCGCTCAGCTTGCGAGGGACGAAGCAAATAGAGTGGCAAAAGCTATGCAAGAAGAGCTTGAACTTCAAGCCAGAAAAGTTGAAGACCTCAGCAGTGCACAAGTGGATAGTGTTGATGCACTGAAAGCCCGATCGGAGGACATCCAGCGGTTAGAGGTAGAGTTGAAAAGCATGCAGGAGCAGCTGCAAGCGAAACAACGTGACATCGACGAAATTACTTCTCGTGAAAGTCAACTTAGAGTTGAACACGAAGCACTTAAAAGAAGCTATGAAGAAACAAACGTCTCGATCGAAGACCTACTTTTGTACGCCGGTGCGTCGAGCTTGGGTGAAGTGAAGGTCGCGTGGGACCGCTGCATTTCGGAAAAAGAAGAAACCGTTAGCAGGTGCCGTCAGGAGCTAAGCGAAGCCATTTTGCGGAGCGAGCAGCTGGCGTCAAAAGTCGAAGATCTGGAAAGCGCGCTGAGTGAAGCCAATTCTCTGAAGGCACAGCTGGCCACCGTAAACGCGTGCCTGGAATCCTTGTCTGTATCCTCTGTTGAAGAGTTGAAGTCAAAGTGGGGTGCTATGCATGAAAACCTTGACCTTCTGTCACAGTCGCAGAAGCTGGACAAAGAAGAACTGAACAACCGAATCAAGCAACTTGTTGACGAGAAAGCCGAGCTTCAACAAGCTGCTGACGCGGGAGAGCGGCGAGCTTCGGCACTTGCCGCGGAAGTCGACAAGTTGAGGCTCCTGTGCGAAGAGTCCAGTGCGGTCGCGGCTGAACGAGAGTCGGCACTGTCTGAAGCCCTTTGCAAGGTTAAAGAACTCCAGTGTTGTCTCGACGCAGAGCGATGCAAGACGGAATCGAAGGTCGCGACTCTGCTCGAACAGTGCACTGACCTCGAGAAGGAAGTTTCTGCTCTACAGTTGCAGGTTGAAGAGAAAGAACGCTCGGTGCTGCATCTGACAGAGAGTCTTGCCTTGAGAGAAAAGGAGCTAGAGGAGAGTGTGCTAAACTTTGGTCACCAGGAAGCAAGTCTTCAAGAAGCGCTCCAAGAAATGAAAGAACAACTTGAAACCAGTGAAGAACAGTTGTCGGAAACGGCAAGAGAAGTTGCGTCACTCCGTGAAGCGTTGCAAGCTAAGGAAAGTGAGACGTCGGCGCTTCATGCCGAGCTCACCAGCTCCGCAAGCGCTCTCGAGCAACTTAAAGGTGAGAACAAGTCCTTAGATAACAAGCTCAAGAAGATGCAGAAGAAAGCCGAGACGACCAGTTCCAAGTACAAAGATGCCGAATCGTCTGTGAAAAACACACAGCGGGAACTCGAAGCTGCCATATCAGAGAAAGCAGACCTCGAGAAGTCGCGCCTCGAAGCCGAGTTGTTGTTGAAAGGTGTTCAGCAAGAGCTCGAGGTCGCTCTCTCCTTGAAGGGAAATCTTGAGAATGAGTCCCTTGGGCTCAGAGAACAGCTTGCACacgttgaggacgaaaaaacgaGCATCTGCCAACGGCTCTCGGAGGCTGAAGAAAAAGCCCAGTTGGCGAATGCGGAGTTGCTCAAACTCGAAAACGAGCGAGGTAGTCTTTCTCAAAAGATCGAAGACCTACAGCAGCAGCTGTTGGACTCTGAATCAAACTGTCAAAGCAAAGACGCAGAGTTTCAGGAATTTCTCGACAAAACTCAGAAGGAAAGAAATGACCTCAGCATTCAACTGCAACAACTCAATGAGGCACTTGCATTGAAGAACAAGGAAAATGCAGAACTCTCTCAAGAACTCTCTCGCCTTCAGGAACAACTCAACGAGGGTACTCAACTCAGTGATCAGCTAAACGAGAAGTTTAACCACATCACCGCGGAGCTTGTGAACCAAGTGGCACTCCACGACGCTGAAAAAGAACAGCTTCAACGACAAATAAGCGAACTCGAGAAGTCGTGCAACGATTCCAAGAACACGCTGAGTCAGGTTATGGCGGAGCTCGAGAAGACTCACCAGGCCCTCGCAGCAGCACAGAAGCAGCTGCAGGAATTGCAGCAGCTCAACAACAATGGAAAGGAACTTAACGACCGGCTCCTGAAGGAAATCGCGAGCTTGCGGGAAAAAGTACACGAAACCGAAGAAATGCTCAAGAAAGAGTCCGAGGAGAAATTGCGGCTGCTCGAACATGTGGAGAGCCTGAAGGGATCCGTCACCGCAAGGGCAGATGAGCTAGTGCAGTTGAAAGTTGCCCTAAGCTCAAAGGATGCAGAGCTGGACGCTCTGAGGCAGAATGCGGAGTCTCAGCAGTCGGACTTGGTGGTCAAAGTGTCAGAGCTTTCGCGAGATCTCCAGCAGAAAGTGGGCGAACTTTCCTTGGCAGAGGCTGCGTTGCAGGAGCGAGATGTTCTCGTTTCGAATCTCAAAACATCTCTCGAGGCGTCTGCACAGAACATTCATTCCCTAGAGATGGCCAATAAAGATCTCATAGGCCAAATTCAAGCACTGTCCGCCAGATTCGACGAGGCGTCAAAAGAGATTGAAGTGAAGGAGCAGTGTTTACAGAAGATGACGGAGAACTTGACGCTGCTTGAGAACAGCCTTGAAGAGAAATCCCGCGTTCTCTCTGATGTTCAAAAGGCCAATAGCAAGTTGGAGGAAAGCAGTGCCGAGTTGGCTCGACGGGTGGAGGAAGCCGACGGCTGCGTCTCCAGCCTCCGAGAAAAACTGGCTGGTGAGGAGATGGTGCAGGCAACCTTCAGGTCCGAACTGGAGTCGGCAAAGTCAGAAGCGGGCTCACTTCTTCCTCAGTTGGAAGAGCAGAAGAAAATAATTGGCGAATTGGAGGAAAGGTTGAAGACATCAGCAGACACAGAAGAATCGTTGCTGAAGGAGGTTGAAAAGCTGCAGCATGAGAAGCGGGCCACGAGCGATGCACTGGAGGAGCTCGGTGGCAAGTTAAGAGCGGCCGAAAGCGACTTGCAGAAATCTGACGAGACGGTCGTTTCACTAAAAGCTGAGGTGGAGCGGCTGCAGGCCGAGCAAGAAAGTACGAGCGAACAGCACAAAGTGGAAATGGAGAGTAGTGCAAAGGCCTTGTTAGAGCTGTTAGAAAAGGACAACCAAATAGCTGAGTTGCAAGCTGAACGGGAGAGGCTAACTGTTGAGCACGACAAAAAGAAGGAGCAGTTGGCTGTCCTTTCGGGGGAGATAGAAAACCTAGTGGCAGTCCATGACCAGCAGCTGCGAGAACTGCTCGAGGCCGAGTCCAGTGCCAGGGCTGAGTGCTCAAGTCTTGCCGAAAGGCTCGCCGACAAAGAAAGTGAGGTATTCAGCCTCGGAGAACACTTGGAAGAACTGCGCCTGGAGAACAGTCGCGCCAAGGAGCAGATCGCCACGTTCTCAGCGGAGATCCAGAACCTCGTGCAGAACCACGACCAGCAGATGAGGGAGCTTGCGGATGCCAACTCAAAGGTGGAAGCCGAGGTGTCAGCATACGTAGCGAAGGTTGGCGAGTATGAAGAACAAATCCGGGAGCTGGAAGCCAGGCTGAGCGAACTGCACCAGGAGAACAGTACCCTCAAGGAAAGAGCCGAGCAAACCTCGAACGAAGTCCGAAAAACATGCCAGAGGCATCAGGAAGAAGAGACTAACCTTGTACTGCAGATCGAGCTACTCCGGGGAGAGATAGAGCGTCTGGCCGTCTTCGAAAAGCAATATCAGGGGGCCGTTGAGGAGTTAACAAAGATGAAGGAACAGTCTCGAATCTCGAAGCAGGATTTAGCTATGCAGTCAGATCAAGCCGACGCGCTGGCAAAGGTTCCAGTAGTAGAAGAAATGATAGTTCCAAAAGAGGCCCAGCTTCTCTATGCAGCGGAAGCGGATGTTGAAGCTCTGCAACGGGAACTCGATGCAGCCAGGATGGATATTCAAGTTGCCCAGGAGTCAGCTCTATGCAAAGAAGAGGACATTCGAAGACTCACTGAAGACCTCGCCTCTGTAAAGAATAAATTAGAAGAGGCAGAGCAGCAACTGAGAATGAAGCACGAGGAAGCAAGGCACGTCAGCAGTGCAGCGGAAGAACCCACATCGGAAGTTCACCAGGACGAAAGCAAACAGGCACTTGATGCTGAGTTGAAAAAGCTTAAGCTCGCATTCAAGAAGTCGAGGGGAGAGCTGAGGCTGAAGGTGAAGATACTTGAAGACAGGACAAAAGAAGTGCAGAGCCTGAAAGAGCAGAACGGCTGCTTACAAAAGGAGCTGGAACAGCTGACAGAGGCCCTCGCCAATGAAAGAACATGTCTGAAGACGTTTGCGGAGGACCTTGAGCAGAGGGGCGTACAGACAGCAGAGTTGTCTTCAGAACTTCAAAGCCTGAAGGAACGTTTGGATCTCGAAACAGAGAAAAACGAGAGCCTGTCCAGAGAGTTGCAGGAGGCTAATGCCGAGGTGTACAACCTCCGAGTTGAAGTTGAAGAGTTGAGGTTACAGAGTCGCGAAGCAGGCTCGCGTGAGGTTGATGTTGAGGAGCTGAAGAAGCAGCTGGAGTCTGCAAGCGAAGCCCTCAGGGCATTGTCGATGGAAAATGAAGTTCTCAAGGCCAACAGTTCTCAAGACACTGAACGTCTTCGGTCAGAACTTCAGTCGTCGAAGGCTGAGCTTGAGCGGTTGTCTGCAGAGCACGAGGACACCCTCAACATTAGCCTGAGCCGCGAACGAGCGCTGCAGAACGAGCTGGACGCAGCCACTGAGCTCATTCAGCAGCTGCATTCAGAGCACGCAGACTTTTCGCGAAAGAAGAGCGAGGAATTTGGACTTCTGCAAGGTCAGCTGGAGTCTCTGAGTGGAGACCTCACCAAACAGCTTGAAATTGTAGACTCCAAGGTGGAAGAGGCTGATGCACTACAGAGCAAGCTCCAGACATCTCAGCTTCAGCTAGAGAAGTTTTCTGCCGAGTACAGCATACTGCAAGACGTGCTTCTTCAAGAGTGTGGCGAGCGTCCTCCCGGTGACATGACATTCATGGGTGCTGAATTCAGTGCCTTCGAATATCTCAAGTGGCTTCTCGAGAGTGTCAGGAAAAGGCGGGAGGCGCTCGAGTCTTCGCTCGCGATGAAAGACCAACAACTTTCTTCCCTTCACGAGAGCCAACAGTCTCTCCAGGAGCAGGTTTCTCAAGTGCTGAAAGGCCTAAGCGGGGTTTTGGCTATGATTACACGAGACATTGCAGATCCAGACAGATCAGAGGAGGAGCTAAAGATTGCTGAAGATTCGAAGGACCTGCAAGCACTGTTGCGAGCAGTTCACGAACACATTCTCTGCCTCAAGGACACTAACAATGCACTTTCAAAAGAGACAGAGAACCTGAAGTTGTCGTACGAAGAGATAAACGCAAGGTTACAGGGAGCTGAGACTGAAAATGAGCGCTGGCAGCTTAGGTACCAGGAACTGCAGAAGGTGTTGGAAAAAAAAGACCTCGCAGTGGACAACGTCGCAGATGTTAGGAGAACGGACAAGCTACTTCAGACCGACGCCAGTGACGAGTCCCCAAAATCGGACAAGTCACTTCAGACAGATGTCCACGACGACCTTGCGAAAGAAAGGGGTCAGGATGAGTGTTTGTCGGAAAAAGCGGAGCTACTCGCTGAGATAGCCCTGCTGAGGGAAGAGAATGCGGTGTTGAAAGCGCAGCCTCCAGTCCAGAACATGGGTGATGGTGACAGGCTGAACgctgagctttccgccaccaAGCAGAAGTCTGAGAAGATGCTGGTAAAGTTAAAGTTGTTCAAGGACAAGAATGACACGCTAGCCAAGCAGCTGAACGCGCTGCGCGAATCTCACGCTGAGCTCGAGCACACCTTGCAGAGGAAGTCGGACGAAGTGGGCCAGCTCGAACGGCAGTGCTGCTCGCTGCAGGAAGACCTGCAGAAGTCGCTCGCGCAAAGCGAGCATGCCGAATCTCTCGCTCTGAGTTTGGACCAGGCCACAGCCAGGGCCCAGGAGGCCGAGGCTGAGTGCAGCAACCTGCGTGACAAAATGGGTGAACTGCTCGATCGGAATGACCGGCTGGAGATCGAGTCACGACACCTCAAGTCGGAACTGGCAAGCCTGAAGGAGCaggccgacatgctggccagcGACAACGAAGCCTTCCAGAACCTTGTCGAGAACCTGAAGCGGGCCAGGCAGAACTTGGAGCAGGAGCTGAAGGCTCAGCATGAGCAGCACGCCAAGGTCATCAAGGACCTCGAGAACAGATACCAGAAGCAGCTCGAGGAGGAGAAGAGTGGCGACGGGACCGCCTCTCTGAAGCGGGACTTTGCCCAGATGCAGGAGAAGTACAACCAGATCCTGTACAGGCACCGCGACCTCGAGGAGGAGTTCCACGTCGTTGTAGAGGAGAAGAAGAAGCTGGAGGCCAAGTGCACACAGCTGGTCGAAGACTGCTCAGTGGCGAACCAGGCGCTCGCGCTCATGGAGACGCAGGGTTCCACGGGACACAAGACCCTCCAGGAGCTGGACCTGCTCCGGCAGGAGCACCAGCAGCTCCAGGAGCGGTTCCATCAGCTCAAGAGCTCCCAGCTGAAGGCCGAGGAGCGGCTTGTCCAGTCTGCGAGCCAGGAGTCGCTTTCGATGAAGGCCAAGCTCGAGGAGGCCAACAGGACAATCGAAGACCTGAGGGCCATGAAGGAGCAGGCCACGTCGGAAGAAGTCCATCGTCTGCAGCAACAGCTGGACGAACTGAACCAGAGGCATGCCGCCCTGGTGGAACAGTCTCAGGCCAAGGAAGGCCGGTGGAGTCAGGAGCGAAAGCAGCTCAAGCACATCGAGGAGCACCTCAAGCAGGCGGCACGAGAGTTGAGCGGCGAGCTTGaggagttgagagcgcagcacgaggAGGCGCTCAAGAGCAAGCTGGACTTGCGGACTCAGATGGAGCAAGCGCAGAAGGACAACCGGGCCCTGACGCAGCAGGTCCAGAACTGGAGAAGCTACATCCGGGACTTTGAGAGTGGCAAGAGCGAACAGGGCCGCGACGCGGAGGTGGAGAGGCTGCGGACGGAACTGGAGCAGACGGCCACGCAGCTACACCAGCTGGGACTCCGCAACGAAGAGATGTCGGGCGACCTTAGCAAG GTGCTTGAAGAGAAAAATGGCCTCAAGCAGCTGTTGGCGCACACGCAAGATATCTTGCGGCATCGGGAAGCGCAGCTGTTGCGTCTGCAGTCGCCGCCGTTGAGCAGAGATGGTGTCCACATTATTGAG ATGGAGGGCTCGCCACAACCTGCTGATGATGCGGCTGCTCTTCAGCATAG GTTGCGGGAGCTAGAACACGAGAGACGCGAGCTGGAAGAGCGGGTGCAGGAATTGTCCGAGAACCTGAGCACCGAGCGGCAGCGGCGCCACCTGCTTGAGGGTGAACTAGGAGAAATTGAGTGGGGCGTACCGGCGCTTCCTTCTGGGCATTCGTTGGACAACAAATCG CACCGTTTGTTGCTGCATGATGATGTGATCAAGATTCCGGCTACTGACTACTCTATCA CTCGCCAATTTATGTCACACGCATCCAAGCTTCGTAGGTGGCTACAGGGAAGGCA ACGGAACTGCCGCCTCGCGATTCGAAGACGCAAGTACGGCCAGATCACCCTGGGCCTCTACCTCGTGCTGATTCACATCGTACTCCTCGCATACCTCGTGTGA